The Toxorhynchites rutilus septentrionalis strain SRP chromosome 3, ASM2978413v1, whole genome shotgun sequence genome includes a region encoding these proteins:
- the LOC129775917 gene encoding NTF2-related export protein: MAIIIDQELRTKIDTACRTAEEFTKLYYESVDKKRHQMARLYMDNGLLVWNGNGATGKDNIQKYFQELPRSEHILQTLDAQPIIDDAVSSQLTFVIQVSGTVKFQENPSKPFQQTFMITAQGDKWKIASDCFRLQDAIF; the protein is encoded by the exons ATGGCTATCATTATTGATCAG GAATTACGCACAAAAATCGATACCGCCTGCCGCACGGCGGAAGAGTTCACCAAACTTTACTATGAAAGTGTGGACAAGAAACGCCACCAAATGGCCCGCCTGTATATGGACAACGGTCTGCTAGTGTGGAATGGTAACGGTGCCACCGGAAAGGATAACATCCAGAAGTACTTCCAAGAGTTGCCTCGATCGGAACACATATTGCAAACTCTGGACGCACAACCCATCATTGACGATGCCGTCTCATCGCAGCTCACGTTCGTGATACAAGTTTCTGGGACCGTTAAGTTTCAGGAAAATCCATCGAAGCCATTCCAGCAAACGTTTATGATAACGGCACAGGGGGACAAGTGGAAAATTGCCAGCGACTGTTTCCGTTTGCAGGATGCTATCTTTTAA
- the LOC129775916 gene encoding gastrulation defective protein 1 homolog, with translation MNRGKITFGKIQLKTTTNKDEENPTASGFGSFGRFESTPGPGPSSALHAAEVEKISNDLENSKMQELMGISGFGRKAKQFDINEMIQKAKENAPKAESDGKAIPLPPAEPSDDDDDSDAEIIGPMPTMMAPEGGGKTKQRKREGDGDEDDSDDDDDDEDDDFDEDAPINKIPNSHEVEMRHGSRAVIALAADTSGVRLASGSVDYNLNFWDFSGMDKSMKSFRSLQPCENHPIRDLHYSNTGDMILVISGSSQAKVLDRDGFEKMECVKGDQYITDMTRTKGHVAGLTGGSWNFIKKDEFMTCAMDSTLRTWVFARSKEQRNVIKTRAQGGLKTIPTTCTYNRDATLIAAGCSDGSIQTWDTRKMFVNTTHCVRDAHVKGSDISSILFSYAGSILASRSMDETLKLWDMRAFKKPLHVFDNLFSRYDTTDCCFSPDDTMVLTGESLPQGQKYANLFFFDTKTFETVTTIPITDSHVIRTHWHPKLNQIFLGCGNGIIRGLYDEKRSMRGAKLCVVRTYRRKKDAEVIGAAQVITPHALPMFRQEKSRSHRKKLEKDRLDPVKSKRPDLPITSGQGGRVASSGGTLSSYVIRNLGLSKRVEDDQDPREAILKYAKEAEENPYWIAPAYSKTQPKAIFVNEDEPESKKSKKQ, from the exons ATGAAcagaggaaaaataacattcggAAAAATACAATTGAAAACGACCACGAATAAAGATGAAGAGAATCCCACAG CTTCCGGATTCGGTTCGTTCGGTCGATTCGAATCAACGCCCGGACCCGGTCCATCAAGCGCCCTGCATGCTGCGGAGGTGGAGAAAATCTCAAACGACTTAGAAAACAGCAAGATGCAGGAACTGATGGGAATATCCGGATTTGGCCGGAAAGCCAAACAGTTTGACATCAACGAAATGATCCAGAAGGCAAAAGAAAACGCCCCAAAAGCGGAGTCAGATGGTAAGGCTATTCCGCTGCCACCGGCGGAACCATCGGACGACGATGACGACAGTGATGCGGAGATAATTGGTCCGATGCCAACAATGATGGCACCGGAGGGGGGTGGAAAGACGAAGCAACGAAAGCGGGAGGGAGATGGTGATGAAGATGACAGtgacgatgacgacgatgatGAGGATGATGATTTTGACGAGGATGCTCCGATCAATAAAATACCTAATTCACATGAGGTCGAAATGCGGCATGGCTCGAGGGCGGTAATTGCACTAGCTGCTGATACCTCTGGCGTGAGATTAGCCTCTGGTTCGGTGGATTATAATCTGAATTTCTGGGATTTCTCCGGTATGGATAAATCAATGAAAAGCTTTAGAAGTTTGCAACCGTGCGAGAACCATCCGATTAGAGATTTGCATTATTCCAACACGGGAGATATGATTCTGGTGATCTCGGGAAGTTCCCAGGCGAAGGTGCTGGACCGCGATGGGTTCGAGAAGATGGAATGCGTGAAGGGTGATCAATATATTACTGATATGACCAGGACAAAAGGTCACGTGGCAGGACTGACCGGCGGAAGCTGGAATTTTATTAAGAAAGACGAGTTCATGACTTGTGCGATGGATTCGACGCTAAGAACGTGGGTATTTGCCCGGTCTAAGGAACAAAGAAATGTTATCAAAACTAGAGCTCAGGGAGGCTTGAAGACGATTCCCACTACATGCACCTATAACAGAGATGCGACCCTAATCGCTGCTGGCTGCAGTGATGGTTCCATACAAACGTGGGACACGAGGAAGATGTTTGTTAATACGACTCATTGCGTCAGAGACGCTCATGTTAAAGGAAGTGACATTTCGTCGATTCTTTTTTCTTATGCTGGAAGCATATTAGCAAGCAGATCAATGGATGAGACCCTCAAACTATGGGACATGAGAGCATTTAAAAAACCTCTCCATGTATTTGACAATCTATTCTCACGCTACGATACAACTGATTGTTGCTTCAGTCCGGATGATACCATGGTGCTGACCGGAGAGTCTCTTCCGCAAGGACAAAAGTATGCAAATTTGTTCTTTTTCGACACGAAAACCTTCGAGACGGTAACGACTATTCCCATCACGGATTCACATGTGATTCGAACTCATTGGCATCCGAAGTTGAACCAGATCTTCCTCGGATGTGGAAATGGAATTATCCGAGGTCTGTACGATGAGAAGCGAAGCATGAGGGGGGCCAAACTTTGCGTGGTTCGAACCTATCGTCGTAAGAAGGATGCGGAAGTGATCGGAGCTGCCCAAGTCATTACTCCTCACGCGCTGCCGATGTTCCGTCAGGAGAAGTCTCGCTCGCATCGAAAAAAGCTGGAGAAGGATCGTTTGGATCCAGTCAAATCCAAGCGACCGGATTTGCCCATTACCAGTGGACAGGGTGGGCGTGTTGCCAGTTCCGGAGGTACCTTGTCATCGTATGTCATTAGGAATCTGGGCCTGAGCAAGAGGGTGGAAGACGATCAAGATCCTCGTGAGGCAATCCTCAAATATGCGAAGGAGGCAGAAGAGAACCCTTATTGGATTGCGCCAGCCTACTCGAAAACCCAACCGAAGGCAATCTTTGTGAATGAAGATGAGCCGGAAAGTAAGAAATCGAagaaacaataa